One genomic window of Niveibacterium sp. SC-1 includes the following:
- a CDS encoding adenosine deaminase, with amino-acid sequence MQTDPSLALALSAPKAELHVHIEGTLEPDLAFALARRNGVSLPYASEAALAAAYDFEDLQSFLDLYYACADVLVTEADFHDLMLAYLTRAQADGVIHAEIFFDPQTHLPRGVAFATMLAGLESGAREAAQRWGMTTRLIPNFLRHLSEEDAFATLAQIEPYLDRVDGFGLDSSERGHPPSKFARVFARCRELGKPVVAHAGEEGPPSYVVEALDLLKVSRIDHGVRAVEDEALLQRLAAEGVPLTVCPLSNVRLCVFERMELHTLPKLLAAGIRATINSDDPAYFGGYLGDNIRAVQAAFHYPPEVWYRLCRNSLEASFASDVEKAGWVARLDAHFAGARH; translated from the coding sequence ATGCAGACCGATCCCTCCCTCGCGCTTGCCTTGAGCGCACCCAAGGCCGAACTCCATGTGCACATCGAAGGCACGCTGGAGCCCGACCTGGCTTTCGCGCTGGCGCGGCGCAACGGCGTGAGCCTGCCCTACGCCAGCGAAGCCGCGCTGGCTGCGGCTTACGACTTCGAAGACCTGCAGTCCTTCCTCGATCTCTACTACGCCTGTGCCGACGTGCTGGTCACCGAGGCCGACTTCCATGACCTGATGCTCGCCTACCTCACGCGTGCGCAGGCCGACGGCGTGATTCACGCCGAAATCTTCTTCGATCCGCAGACGCATCTGCCGCGCGGCGTGGCCTTTGCCACGATGCTGGCCGGCCTCGAATCCGGCGCGCGCGAAGCGGCGCAACGCTGGGGCATGACGACGCGGCTGATCCCGAACTTCCTGCGCCACCTGTCTGAGGAAGACGCCTTCGCGACGCTGGCGCAGATCGAACCCTATCTGGATCGCGTTGACGGTTTCGGGCTCGATTCCTCGGAGCGCGGCCATCCGCCCTCGAAGTTCGCGCGCGTCTTCGCGCGTTGCCGCGAGCTGGGCAAGCCGGTGGTCGCCCATGCTGGCGAGGAGGGGCCGCCGTCCTACGTGGTGGAGGCGCTGGATCTACTCAAGGTTTCGCGCATCGACCACGGCGTGCGTGCGGTCGAGGACGAGGCACTGCTGCAACGCCTCGCGGCGGAGGGGGTACCGCTCACGGTCTGCCCGCTCTCCAACGTGCGCCTCTGTGTGTTCGAACGCATGGAGCTGCATACCTTGCCGAAGCTGCTCGCGGCCGGCATCCGCGCCACCATCAACAGCGACGACCCAGCCTATTTCGGCGGCTACCTCGGTGACAACATCCGCGCGGTGCAGGCGGCCTTCCACTATCCGCCCGAGGTCTGGTACCGGCTGTGCCGCAACAGCCTGGAAGCGAGCTTCGCTTCCGATGTGGAGAAGGCCGGATGGGTCGCGCGCCTGGACGCGCATTTCGCCGGTGCAAGGCATTGA
- a CDS encoding SelT/SelW/SelH family protein: MQGIEGAVMGHRVEIHYCTQCQWLLRAAWMAQELLTTFQDEIEELALKPGSGGIFEVHAGGVLVWSRKAEGRFPDIAELKQRVRDQVAPGRDLGHVDRKRKAEADAGGEAS; encoded by the coding sequence GTGCAAGGCATTGAGGGCGCGGTGATGGGGCATCGCGTCGAGATCCACTACTGCACCCAGTGCCAGTGGCTGTTGCGCGCGGCCTGGATGGCGCAGGAACTGCTGACGACCTTCCAGGACGAAATCGAAGAGCTGGCTCTCAAGCCCGGGAGCGGTGGCATCTTCGAAGTGCATGCCGGCGGCGTGCTGGTCTGGTCGCGCAAGGCGGAGGGGCGTTTTCCCGATATCGCCGAACTCAAGCAGCGCGTGCGCGACCAGGTGGCGCCTGGACGGGATCTCGGGCATGTCGACCGCAAGCGCAAGGCCGAAGCGGACGCCGGCGGCGAAGCTTCGTGA
- a CDS encoding SRPBCC domain-containing protein codes for MTTTRVSCEIRAPREAVYRALIDPRAIARWRLPEDMRCEVHEFDARVGGRLRISLSYLADTGAGKTSARTDTYHGRFLELVPNERVVEEDEFETTDPALQGPMRMTITLVEREGMTVLVAEHADLPPGLSPADNETGWRMALRRLKELLEREAHP; via the coding sequence GTGACCACGACCCGCGTCTCCTGCGAGATCCGCGCACCGCGCGAGGCCGTCTACCGGGCACTTATCGATCCCCGGGCAATCGCGCGATGGCGCTTGCCCGAGGACATGCGCTGCGAGGTGCATGAGTTCGATGCGCGCGTGGGCGGTCGCCTGCGGATCTCGCTGAGCTACCTGGCCGACACTGGTGCGGGCAAGACGAGCGCCCGGACCGATACCTACCACGGGCGATTTCTGGAGCTGGTGCCCAACGAGCGCGTGGTCGAGGAGGACGAGTTCGAGACGACCGATCCAGCCTTGCAAGGACCGATGCGCATGACGATCACGCTCGTGGAGCGGGAAGGCATGACGGTGCTCGTGGCGGAGCATGCCGATCTGCCGCCGGGCCTTTCGCCCGCGGACAACGAAACCGGGTGGCGCATGGCCCTGCGTCGCCTCAAGGAACTGTTGGAGCGTGAGGCCCATCCATAG
- a CDS encoding alpha/beta hydrolase — protein MFVQGGGAGAHEADAPLAASLKAALGKGFAPHYPRMPEEENPQIAAWAEHVATQCARLEGPLILVGHSLGGTTLLRALAEDQIKGEVSSLYLLAVPARDGADWDFEDLAQPADLARRLASIPHLALYHCRDDEVVPFAHLALHAKQLSRAVVRPRSHGGHQFGEDLGFLAQDILRDDTG, from the coding sequence ATGTTCGTCCAGGGCGGTGGCGCCGGCGCCCATGAGGCTGACGCACCGCTGGCAGCGTCGCTGAAGGCGGCGCTGGGAAAGGGTTTCGCGCCGCACTATCCGCGCATGCCCGAGGAGGAAAATCCGCAGATCGCGGCATGGGCGGAGCATGTCGCGACCCAATGCGCGCGCCTGGAAGGTCCGTTGATCCTTGTCGGGCATTCCCTCGGCGGCACGACACTGTTGCGGGCCCTGGCCGAAGACCAGATCAAAGGCGAGGTGAGCAGCCTGTACCTGCTCGCAGTACCGGCCCGCGATGGGGCGGACTGGGATTTCGAGGACCTTGCCCAGCCCGCAGACCTCGCCCGCAGACTTGCCTCGATCCCACATCTCGCCCTCTACCATTGCCGCGACGACGAGGTGGTGCCCTTCGCCCATCTGGCGCTCCACGCAAAGCAATTGTCGCGCGCGGTCGTGCGGCCGCGTTCGCACGGCGGGCATCAGTTCGGCGAGGATCTGGGCTTTCTTGCGCAGGACATCTTGCGCGACGACACTGGCTGA
- a CDS encoding DMT family transporter: MSTTTRNTGATSASLQSGGSRLQNIGLLVLATGIWGAMFPISKHLLANMDPISMTLMRYGIAAPIFLALLVAREGRASLSLDGRGWRLLGLGTLGFAGFNLLMFYGVGLSKPEHGAVVMALQPLIASLIAWARTGNRPALKTYVSLLVAIPGVALLVTNGNLAGLAAHASLLPILMMIAGGTSWVLYSAGAARFPGWSPLRYTALSASAGVLSLIVLWLLVGAAGGLRLPSAAALPDLLPAMAYVTVFAAFLAVLAWNAGVRGLGVQNGVLFVNVVPLTALIVGIVMGKHFGGWELVGAAMVLSSLFITQYRGRTQPAAREAAPAQSLRPAAVKTC; encoded by the coding sequence ATGAGCACAACAACCCGGAATACCGGCGCCACGAGCGCCAGCCTCCAGAGCGGCGGAAGCCGCCTCCAGAACATCGGTCTACTCGTGCTGGCCACCGGCATCTGGGGCGCGATGTTCCCGATCTCCAAGCATCTGCTGGCCAACATGGACCCGATCAGCATGACGCTGATGCGCTACGGCATCGCCGCGCCGATCTTCCTCGCCCTGCTGGTCGCCCGTGAAGGCCGCGCCAGTCTCTCGCTGGACGGCCGCGGCTGGCGGCTGCTCGGGCTCGGCACCCTGGGCTTCGCCGGCTTCAACCTGCTGATGTTCTACGGCGTGGGCCTCTCCAAGCCGGAGCACGGCGCGGTGGTGATGGCCCTGCAGCCGCTGATCGCCTCGCTGATCGCCTGGGCCCGCACCGGTAACCGTCCAGCCCTGAAGACCTATGTCTCCCTGCTGGTTGCCATACCTGGTGTCGCGCTGCTCGTGACCAACGGCAACCTTGCCGGGCTGGCGGCACACGCCTCGCTGCTGCCGATCCTGATGATGATCGCGGGCGGGACGAGCTGGGTGCTCTATTCGGCCGGCGCGGCACGCTTCCCTGGCTGGTCGCCCCTGCGCTACACGGCGCTGAGCGCGAGCGCCGGTGTGCTGAGCCTGATCGTGCTTTGGCTGCTCGTCGGCGCTGCCGGTGGCCTGCGGCTGCCGAGCGCGGCAGCCCTGCCCGATCTGCTGCCCGCCATGGCCTACGTGACCGTGTTCGCGGCCTTCCTCGCGGTGCTGGCCTGGAACGCCGGCGTGCGCGGCCTGGGGGTGCAGAACGGCGTGCTCTTCGTGAATGTGGTGCCGCTCACGGCACTCATCGTCGGCATCGTGATGGGCAAGCACTTCGGCGGCTGGGAACTGGTGGGCGCGGCGATGGTGCTGAGCAGCCTCTTCATCACCCAGTACCGCGGCCGGACGCAGCCCGCTGCGCGTGAAGCCGCACCGGCCCAATCGCTGCGGCCGGCGGCCGTGAAGACCTGCTGA
- a CDS encoding LysR family transcriptional regulator: MERLLNMATFAQVVESQGFSAAAERLQVSRAVVSKRIAALERDLGVTLLHRTTRRQSLTEAGEALYAHSRRVLDEVATAEERVHELSSAPRGILRVTAPKSYGSRVLGPRIAQFLMQFPQIRMDLQLSDELTDLAARSVDLAVRLTAKPAEGLVARRLEEIPAVLCAAPAYVEKHGAPARPEDLLAHNCLYYAGDLVQRPWRLSREGRETAVDISGSLWANSVAVLRDAAIAGLGVVAISRYHIEEDLAAGALVELLPEYTLPLRNVYLVTLPDRLLPTKTRVFIDFLTQAIRH; this comes from the coding sequence ATGGAACGCTTGCTCAACATGGCGACCTTCGCCCAGGTGGTCGAGAGCCAGGGGTTTTCGGCGGCGGCGGAACGGCTACAGGTCTCGCGCGCGGTGGTGAGCAAGCGCATCGCGGCGCTGGAGCGGGACCTGGGCGTCACGCTGCTGCACCGGACCACCCGGCGCCAGAGTCTCACCGAGGCGGGCGAGGCGCTCTACGCCCACAGCCGCCGCGTGCTCGACGAAGTGGCGACCGCCGAGGAGCGGGTGCATGAACTGTCCAGCGCGCCGCGCGGCATCCTGCGGGTGACTGCGCCCAAGTCCTACGGCTCGCGTGTGCTGGGCCCGCGCATCGCGCAGTTCCTGATGCAGTTCCCGCAGATCCGCATGGACCTGCAGCTCAGCGACGAACTCACCGACCTTGCCGCCCGCTCGGTTGACCTCGCGGTACGGCTTACCGCGAAGCCGGCCGAAGGCCTGGTCGCGCGCAGGCTGGAGGAGATTCCCGCGGTGCTGTGCGCCGCGCCGGCCTACGTCGAGAAGCACGGCGCACCCGCACGACCGGAAGACCTGCTCGCCCACAACTGCCTCTACTACGCGGGCGACCTCGTCCAGCGCCCCTGGCGCCTGAGCCGGGAGGGGCGGGAGACCGCGGTGGATATCTCCGGCTCGCTCTGGGCCAACAGCGTGGCGGTCCTGCGCGATGCGGCGATCGCCGGCCTGGGCGTGGTGGCCATCTCGCGCTACCACATCGAGGAAGACCTCGCCGCCGGCGCGCTCGTCGAGCTCCTGCCCGAGTACACACTCCCGCTGCGCAACGTGTATCTCGTGACCCTGCCGGACCGCCTGCTGCCCACCAAAACGCGTGTCTTCATCGACTTCCTGACGCAGGCGATCCGGCACTAA
- a CDS encoding transporter produces the protein MEWPLIKTRVRGAARPFSGAWGLRGTVGLCVLLGWAARPVHAQSIEPRSYSNAPVGVNFLLGGIAHSGGGVPSDPALPITNPKLEIWSGFAGFAHVFDAGGQSGTWALLVPYADLSGEADYQGREITREQSGVGDVLARVAINLIGAPALDPKEFARYEQDLIIGASFAVSAPTGAYDGDRLVNIGAHRWTIKSELGASQAIGNWVVETSAAVSVFTDNTEFNGGQTREQDPIYSLQLHTIYTFRPGLWISGSVTYYGGGRTSLNGVAADDLQDNWRAGATLSVPIARGQSIKLSGSNGVSARTGNNFSLLALSWQMLWNAW, from the coding sequence ATGGAATGGCCGTTGATCAAGACCCGCGTGCGCGGAGCCGCGCGCCCTTTTAGCGGGGCTTGGGGTTTGCGAGGTACCGTGGGCCTGTGCGTGCTGCTGGGCTGGGCTGCGCGACCCGTCCATGCGCAATCGATAGAGCCACGTAGCTACTCCAACGCGCCCGTCGGGGTGAACTTCCTCCTTGGCGGCATCGCCCATTCCGGCGGCGGCGTGCCCTCTGATCCGGCCCTGCCCATCACCAATCCGAAGCTGGAGATCTGGAGCGGCTTTGCCGGTTTTGCGCACGTCTTCGACGCGGGTGGCCAGAGTGGCACCTGGGCGCTGCTCGTGCCCTACGCCGACCTGTCCGGCGAGGCCGACTACCAGGGCCGGGAGATCACCCGCGAGCAGTCCGGTGTGGGGGACGTGCTGGCGCGGGTCGCGATCAACTTGATCGGGGCGCCCGCCCTGGATCCCAAGGAGTTCGCGCGCTACGAGCAGGACCTGATCATTGGGGCCTCGTTTGCGGTTTCCGCCCCGACTGGCGCCTATGACGGCGATCGCCTGGTCAACATCGGTGCGCACCGCTGGACCATCAAGTCCGAGCTCGGCGCATCCCAGGCGATCGGCAACTGGGTGGTCGAGACCTCGGCCGCGGTCAGCGTCTTTACCGACAACACGGAATTCAACGGCGGACAGACGCGGGAGCAGGACCCCATCTATTCGCTCCAGCTCCACACGATCTACACCTTCCGTCCCGGTCTGTGGATCTCCGGCAGCGTGACCTACTACGGGGGCGGGCGGACTTCGTTGAACGGGGTGGCAGCCGATGATCTGCAGGACAACTGGCGGGCCGGCGCCACGCTCTCGGTGCCGATTGCGCGCGGACAGTCGATCAAGCTCTCCGGCAGCAACGGCGTTTCCGCACGCACCGGCAACAACTTCAGCCTGCTGGCCCTGTCCTGGCAGATGCTGTGGAACGCGTGGTAG
- a CDS encoding TIGR03862 family flavoprotein, translating into MSSRAPASSIDVAVIGAGPAGLMAAERLAAAGRAVQVFEAMPSMARKFLMAGKGGMNITHSEPFTDFLGRYGARATQLQPLLEAFGPEALRAWIHALGIETFVGSSGRVFPTEMKAAPLLRAWVARLRERGVRFQVRHRWQGWDEDDALRFAHGDETVRVRARATVLALGGGSWARLGSDGAWQPWLAARGVALAPLAPANCGFDIAWSAHFRERFAGEALKNVGLLWQDANGRTQRRIGECMITAEGIEGGLIYAFSAGLRETIAREGRATLRLDLLPEREADKVREAVAHPRGSRSLASHLQSRLNLKGVKAALLREALDVEGMNDPVRLAATIKSLPLQLVSPRPIDEAISTAGGVRFDALDEHLMLRALPGVFCAGEMLDWEAPTGGYLLTACFATGRAAGDEAARWLRQVDTAAAG; encoded by the coding sequence ATGTCCAGCCGCGCCCCCGCCTCCTCGATCGACGTCGCCGTGATCGGCGCCGGCCCTGCCGGCCTGATGGCCGCCGAAAGGCTGGCCGCTGCCGGCCGCGCCGTGCAGGTCTTCGAGGCCATGCCCTCGATGGCGCGCAAGTTCCTGATGGCGGGCAAGGGGGGGATGAACATCACACACTCGGAGCCCTTCACCGACTTCCTCGGCCGCTATGGCGCGCGCGCAACACAGCTGCAGCCGCTGCTGGAGGCCTTCGGGCCGGAGGCTTTGCGCGCCTGGATCCACGCGCTGGGCATCGAGACCTTTGTCGGCAGCTCGGGGCGCGTCTTCCCCACCGAAATGAAGGCCGCGCCGCTGCTGCGTGCCTGGGTGGCGCGGCTGCGCGAGCGCGGCGTGCGCTTCCAGGTGCGGCACCGCTGGCAGGGCTGGGACGAAGACGATGCCCTGCGCTTTGCGCACGGCGACGAAACGGTGCGGGTCCGCGCCCGCGCCACCGTGCTCGCGCTGGGCGGTGGCAGCTGGGCGCGCCTGGGCTCGGACGGCGCCTGGCAGCCGTGGCTGGCCGCGCGCGGCGTCGCGCTGGCCCCGCTGGCGCCAGCCAACTGCGGCTTCGACATCGCCTGGAGCGCGCACTTCCGTGAGCGCTTTGCCGGTGAGGCGCTCAAGAACGTGGGCCTGCTCTGGCAGGACGCGAACGGCCGCACGCAACGCCGTATCGGCGAATGCATGATCACCGCCGAAGGCATCGAGGGCGGGCTGATCTACGCCTTCTCGGCCGGGTTGCGGGAGACGATCGCGCGCGAAGGCCGCGCGACGCTGCGACTGGATCTTCTGCCGGAACGCGAAGCCGACAAGGTGCGCGAGGCCGTCGCCCACCCTCGCGGCTCACGCTCGCTGGCGAGCCACCTGCAGAGCCGGCTCAACCTCAAGGGCGTGAAGGCCGCGCTCCTGCGCGAGGCGCTGGACGTGGAAGGCATGAACGACCCTGTGCGCCTCGCCGCCACGATCAAGTCGCTTCCCCTGCAGCTTGTAAGCCCCCGCCCGATCGACGAGGCCATCAGCACCGCGGGGGGCGTGCGCTTCGACGCACTCGATGAACACCTGATGCTGCGTGCGCTGCCCGGGGTGTTCTGCGCCGGCGAAATGCTGGACTGGGAGGCGCCGACAGGGGGCTATCTGTTGACCGCCTGCTTCGCCACTGGCCGGGCTGCAGGTGATGAGGCGGCGCGCTGGCTGAGACAAGTCGACACGGCAGCGGCGGGGTAA
- a CDS encoding CsbD family protein produces MNRNIIEGNWKQLKGHVKQRWGRLTDDDFDVIEGRRDVFAGKLQERYGISQEEAERQLREWESERLH; encoded by the coding sequence ATGAACCGCAACATCATCGAAGGTAACTGGAAGCAGCTCAAAGGCCATGTGAAGCAACGCTGGGGCCGCCTTACCGACGACGACTTCGACGTGATCGAAGGCCGCCGCGACGTATTCGCCGGCAAGCTGCAGGAACGCTACGGCATCTCGCAGGAAGAGGCGGAACGCCAACTGCGTGAATGGGAATCCGAGCGTCTGCACTAA
- a CDS encoding DUF1328 domain-containing protein, whose product MLHYAVVFFVIALIAAVFGFGGIAAGAVEIAKILFFVFLVVALVTLVVDLLRRRS is encoded by the coding sequence ATGCTCCACTACGCCGTCGTCTTCTTCGTCATCGCCCTGATCGCAGCCGTCTTCGGCTTTGGTGGCATTGCCGCCGGTGCGGTCGAAATCGCGAAGATCCTGTTCTTCGTATTCCTCGTCGTGGCCTTGGTCACCCTCGTCGTCGACCTGCTGCGCCGACGTTCATAG
- a CDS encoding response regulator transcription factor, protein MIELGIVDDHSIVRAGFREMLSDADGIRIAFEAATGEEALERLRQQEVAVLLLDLSLPGQSGVDVLRYVRQRYPDLKVLVLSGYPEERYALTMIRNGAAGYLCKDCERDELVRAVRTVSAGRRYLSARTADLLADGLLSEGSGPPHESLSEREMQVFLRLARGETVGDIALSLHLSVKTVSTYRTRLLEKLNLASNAELAAYAIGHGLMQA, encoded by the coding sequence GTGATCGAACTCGGGATTGTCGACGACCACAGCATCGTGCGGGCGGGTTTCCGCGAAATGCTGTCCGATGCCGATGGCATCCGAATTGCGTTTGAGGCGGCCACTGGCGAGGAGGCGCTTGAGCGTCTGCGCCAGCAGGAGGTCGCGGTTCTGCTGCTTGACCTTTCCCTGCCGGGGCAGAGCGGGGTAGATGTGCTGCGCTATGTGCGCCAGCGCTATCCCGACCTCAAGGTGCTCGTGCTCTCCGGATACCCGGAGGAGCGCTACGCCCTCACCATGATCCGCAATGGTGCTGCGGGCTACCTGTGCAAAGACTGCGAGCGGGATGAACTGGTACGCGCGGTGCGCACCGTTTCTGCCGGGCGTCGCTACCTTTCCGCCCGCACCGCGGACCTGCTCGCCGACGGACTCCTGTCGGAAGGCTCGGGGCCGCCGCACGAATCCCTCTCCGAACGCGAGATGCAGGTTTTCCTGCGCCTGGCGCGGGGCGAAACCGTCGGCGACATCGCGCTGTCACTTCACCTGTCCGTGAAGACAGTCAGCACCTACCGGACGCGTCTTCTCGAAAAACTCAACCTCGCGAGCAATGCCGAACTGGCCGCCTACGCCATCGGCCACGGCTTGATGCAGGCATAA
- a CDS encoding response regulator — translation MTQTAASPKKIFLIEDSVLLRDALSDMLTEIGEVSLVGTAQSEDEALQALEATEADLVIVDLALKSGTGLGVLTALREQPGRYHAPAAVVLSNHAYPQMRSRCSNLGALAFFDKSLQLPDLLAFVRDYATRSTGAAPASSPQFRSATH, via the coding sequence ATGACACAGACAGCTGCAAGTCCGAAGAAAATATTCCTGATCGAGGATTCCGTACTCCTGCGCGACGCGCTGAGCGACATGCTGACCGAAATCGGCGAGGTCTCGCTGGTCGGCACGGCGCAGAGCGAGGACGAGGCGCTGCAGGCCCTGGAAGCGACCGAGGCGGACCTCGTCATCGTGGATCTCGCGCTCAAGAGCGGGACGGGCCTCGGTGTGCTCACCGCCCTGCGCGAACAGCCCGGGCGCTATCACGCGCCCGCCGCGGTGGTCCTGTCCAACCACGCCTATCCGCAGATGCGCAGCCGCTGCTCGAATCTGGGCGCACTGGCTTTCTTCGACAAGTCGCTGCAACTGCCGGATCTCCTGGCCTTCGTGCGCGACTATGCGACCCGCTCCACGGGGGCGGCACCTGCCAGCTCGCCGCAGTTTCGCAGCGCCACACATTGA
- a CDS encoding entericidin A/B family lipoprotein, translating into MKVVTALLCACAMLLSACNTMQGAGKDIEKGGEKVQDAAKSTKDKM; encoded by the coding sequence ATGAAAGTCGTTACTGCCCTGCTTTGCGCTTGCGCCATGCTGCTGTCCGCCTGCAACACCATGCAAGGCGCCGGCAAGGACATCGAGAAGGGTGGCGAGAAGGTTCAGGACGCCGCCAAGAGCACCAAGGACAAGATGTAA
- a CDS encoding ferritin-like domain-containing protein — MPNTAHAPLRAGVMPDVRSIREHARQSVSDGAVTLDYPLDRAQAIALLNAALATELVCVMRYRQHHFVARGLNSEPVAAEFLAHSNEELGHADLLSRRIVQLGGTPDWAPDSLEDRSHAEYRTASDLETLIRENLIAERIAVESYRAMVHFFGDQDSTTRSMLEGILATEEEHADELADLLA; from the coding sequence ATGCCCAATACCGCACATGCTCCGCTACGCGCTGGCGTCATGCCCGACGTACGCAGCATCCGCGAACACGCACGCCAGTCAGTCAGTGACGGCGCCGTGACGCTCGACTATCCGCTGGACCGCGCCCAAGCCATCGCGCTGCTCAACGCCGCGCTCGCCACCGAGCTGGTGTGTGTGATGCGTTATCGCCAGCACCACTTCGTGGCACGCGGCCTGAACTCCGAACCCGTGGCCGCGGAATTCCTAGCCCACTCCAATGAAGAGCTCGGCCATGCGGACCTGCTCTCGCGCCGCATCGTGCAGCTGGGTGGCACGCCCGACTGGGCGCCGGATTCGCTGGAAGATCGCAGCCATGCGGAGTATCGGACTGCGAGCGATCTTGAAACATTGATCCGGGAAAATCTCATCGCAGAACGCATTGCAGTGGAGAGCTATCGTGCAATGGTCCATTTCTTCGGGGATCAGGACTCGACCACGCGGTCCATGCTGGAAGGAATCCTGGCCACGGAGGAAGAGCATGCCGACGAGCTTGCCGACCTCCTCGCCTGA
- a CDS encoding mechanosensitive ion channel family protein, with protein sequence MISLRKLVTLNTTEDLVMAAATGVAVFVVLFFLRQFFVGRLRKWAEGSGSRFQIIAAEMVSSIRVMMLFAVGLVVTVNNLNLTPALEKATERLVVLIVLVQIGLSAHRGLRTWTRLRIAKQLEAQDGSSVLNLGVITFIALFVLWVTITLLVLENLGVNITALVASLGIGGVAVALAVQNILGDLFASVSIALDKPFVVGDFIIVDDMMGTVRHVGLKTTRIASLSGEELVFSNNDLLKSRIRNYKRMAERRQVFTFGVEYGTPVDKLERIPQIVRDIVQAQPQVRLDRAHFRSFGASSLDFEVVYFLTDPDFNLYMDTQQRINLTLIRELEQLGVRFALPTTRMHIASMAAPLSPAEEERNLPAPPGRMLS encoded by the coding sequence ATGATCAGCCTGCGCAAGCTTGTCACCCTCAACACCACCGAAGACCTTGTGATGGCCGCCGCGACCGGCGTGGCCGTCTTCGTGGTGCTCTTCTTCCTGCGTCAGTTCTTCGTCGGACGGCTGCGCAAATGGGCCGAGGGCTCGGGCAGCCGCTTCCAGATCATTGCCGCCGAGATGGTGTCGTCCATACGGGTGATGATGCTCTTTGCGGTGGGACTGGTCGTGACGGTCAACAACCTCAATCTCACGCCCGCCCTGGAGAAAGCCACCGAGCGTCTGGTGGTACTGATCGTGCTGGTGCAGATCGGGCTCTCGGCGCACCGCGGCCTGCGTACCTGGACGCGGCTGCGCATTGCCAAACAGCTCGAGGCGCAGGACGGCAGCAGCGTGCTCAACCTCGGGGTCATCACCTTCATCGCGCTTTTCGTGCTGTGGGTGACGATCACCTTGCTGGTGCTGGAAAACCTGGGTGTGAACATCACGGCCTTGGTGGCCTCGTTGGGCATCGGCGGCGTGGCCGTGGCGCTGGCCGTGCAGAACATCCTGGGAGACCTCTTCGCCTCGGTGTCCATCGCGCTCGACAAGCCTTTCGTGGTGGGCGACTTCATCATCGTCGACGACATGATGGGCACGGTGCGCCACGTCGGCCTCAAGACCACGCGGATCGCGAGTCTCTCGGGCGAAGAGCTGGTCTTCTCCAACAACGATCTTCTCAAGAGCCGCATCCGCAACTACAAACGGATGGCCGAGCGGCGTCAGGTCTTCACCTTCGGTGTCGAGTACGGCACGCCGGTCGACAAGCTCGAACGCATCCCGCAGATCGTGCGCGACATCGTGCAGGCGCAGCCGCAGGTGCGGCTGGATCGCGCGCACTTCCGCAGCTTTGGCGCCAGCAGCCTGGACTTCGAGGTCGTGTATTTCCTCACCGACCCCGACTTCAACCTCTACATGGACACCCAGCAGCGGATCAACCTCACCCTGATCCGCGAGCTCGAACAGCTCGGCGTGCGCTTTGCCCTGCCTACCACCCGCATGCACATCGCCTCGATGGCGGCGCCGCTCTCGCCCGCGGAGGAGGAGCGCAACCTGCCCGCGCCGCCGGGACGCATGCTCTCCTGA